DNA sequence from the Acidobacteriota bacterium genome:
TGTCGCCAAGCAACCGTTCCAATCCGGAGCCGGATGCGCCGCGCACGATTTCGCGCCGAACGGTCGGATTGAAAGAACCGAAAAAGAAGAGCTTGTCTTTCAAACCAACCACCGGGCCGCCCAGATCAAAGCCCGCATCGTAGTTTTCTTCGTGCAGCAATTTGCCGAATTTGTTTGTGCGCAAATCGTCCGGCTGTTTGCGCTCGGCTTCAAACGCCTGCGGTCGCGCGTAGCCGTACAGCGAGCCGTGAAAATCTTTGCCGCCCGATTGCGTGATGATGTTGATGATGCCGCCTTGGGATTGGCCGTATTGGGGCTCAAACCCGCCCGTTTTGACCTGCACCTCTTTGATGAAGGCCGTGTTGATTCCCACGCCGATGGTGCCGAAGTTGCGCGAAAACACGCCCAATCCACCGAACGCCGAATCCGTGATGTTGACGCCGTCGGCAACATATAGGTTATCCAGCGCCGAGCCGCCGGAAATCGAAGGATTGGCCGAGCCTCCCTTGCCGCTGTCGGCGACGCCGGGCGCAAGGTAAAACAGACTGGTGACGCTGCGCTGCACCGGAATGTTCTGGAAAAGCTGGTCGTTCAGGTTTTGCCCAACCGCCGTGCTGGCGGAATCAACGGTCGTCGCGCCTGCCGAAACCTCCACGACTTCCGTGATGTTGCCCGCTTCCAACGAAAGTTTCAGCGTGGACGATTTGCCCACATACACCGCGACGTTGGGCAACGAAGCGGTTTTGAATCCCGCCTGTTCGGCTTTCACCGTGTACGTGCCGGGCGTCAGATTTGGCACGTCGAATTCGCCTTCGGCATTGGCCGCCACCTTACGATCCCCCGTAGGGCCGCTGACCGTCACCTTGGCTCCGGCAATTGCCGCTCCTGTTTGATCGGTCACGCGACCATTAATCGTTCCCTTGGTGACCAAATCCTGTGCGTGAATGGTGAGTGAAGTTGCAAACAATGCGAACAGCAACAATCCACTTCGGATACAAATTTTTTGCAGTTTATTTTTGTGCTGCATAATTCCTCCTATGTTTCCCGTTGAAAAGAGACAACACTTCTCCGAAGGCTCTGGAACAGAGTCTCGAAAACGCATTGACCGAATTTGCGGAATCAATCGTTGTGGAATTGCCGCTAGGTTTTTTGCCAATCGCTTGAGGGGGTTTTCAAGCCTTGTAGCACTTTCATCACATCAAGGGTGACATCGTCTCTTGCCGAGTCACTAATTGCGCTAAGCAATCCACAACTCTTGTGCGAAATACTGTGCTTCAAAAGCGCAACTACTATTCCAACGCGCTGAAATGGCCGCGATGGCTAGTCAACTCCCTGTAAGCGAAAGATTTCGTTGTGGATGGATGGATGGATGTGTCTGTGCGGGAACGAAAAGGATGGAAAAACAGGATGGGTTATTCAATTTCTCGAATTTCCGAGCAGATGGCTGAAAAACTGTGGGTTGAGAACTTACTTGCACATAAAACGTGGCCTTTCTAATTTGCTCGACTGGCCAAGGGTTTAAGCTGCTTTTTTCGGCGAAATCATCAATTGCATTCCCAATGCTTCCAGCACAGCAGTCAAGCTGGAAAGTTTTGGATTGCCATATTCGGATCAGGTTCGATACAGGCTTTCGCGGCTCAGCACCGCATCGCTGGCAAGTTTGCTTAAGCCCCCGTTTGCATCTGCAACGTGTCGCAGTGCCAGAAAAAATGCCTGCGGGTCGTTTTCTTCCAACACGGCGTTCAAGTATTCCGCCGCATATTCCGGCGAATCAGCCAATCGTTCTCGTAATGATTCTTCCCACTTTCTCATTGGCTTTGCCTTTCTTGAAATTCTTTCCAGCAGGCACGACAGCAAATTTTCCGTCCCAGTGGGACGATTGAGTTTAGGCAGGTCGTTCACGGCCTGCAAGCGTGTGAAACGAAATCCCGTCCCATCGGGACGGCTGAACGGATTGTCAAAGCGAGTTATCCCCACACGTAACGTTCGTCGTATTCGACGCCATGCCTCTGCAAAAACTCCAGATACTCCTCTTGGAAAGTCTGCTTCTGATGATGTTCTCGTTGCTTCTGAATGTACGCGACCACGGCTTCTGTATTTGATCTACTGACGGTGGATACGCCATAACCTTCCTGCCACGCGAAGTCTCGCAATTCCGGAAACGTCTCGTGAATCCACTTTGAAGAATCGCCTTTCAACCATTGCGCAATCTGGCTGGGCGCAATCGTTGGTGGGGCCATTACCAACACGTGAATGTGATCGTCAAACCCTCCGATTTGCAGAGCGGTCATTTTGTGCAAACGAGCTACGCCGCCGATGTATGCCCACACCCGTTGTTCAATTTCCGGTTTCAGGTGTGCGACGCGATTTTTGGTGCTGAAGATCAGGTGGTAATGAAGCGAATGATAGGTATTGGCCATTGGTTGACCTCCTTGGCTGACTCAGCCGTCCCGATGGGACAGGAACTCTTGGCTATTCGCATGCAGGCCGTAAACGACCTGCCTAAATTCAACCGGCTCTACGAGCCGAAGAAGGATAACATTGAAAAATCTATTCTGGTATTAGCAAAGTCTTGCGGTAAAGATCAAGAATGCGGCCCGCAAGTTCGGTTACTAAAATTTCAGCCCCTAGTTCCTTAGCTTCTTCTGGCGACAAATGCAGGTTGAATGCTTTTTCTTTTTTTGGTGGGGTCGCTTTCTCGGAAAAAGGTCTTTCTCCTAATGTTACGGAAACTGTATATGTGATATTTGTAGCAGCAATGGAATTATGCCGCTTATCAGTAACTTCAAAGTGTTTGCCCCCATTTGCAATATGAGAGCAAACACGAAGGACAGCATTGGCCTTGCGAAATTTTGAAGCTAAATTTGAATCCTTGAAGTGCCATTCGGGAATATGTTCTGCGGTCACAAAGAAATTAAACCAGAGGCGCGAGTTCAATGAATCAGCCCTGGCCATCTGAAAATCATCTTCTAGTTTGGCAAATAGTTGGTCTGCAGTTTTAAGCTCAAAAAACCCTGGGTCCATTTAATGCTCCTCGCTGACAACAATCACGTAACATTCGACGATCAAATTCAATACATAATGAGCTTAAGCTTCATAAGTTGATACGACAAGTCATTGATTTTGTTGAAAGTCCAGCCTCCAGACTTCTTCAGCCCAGAGGGCTGGCTGATTTTAGGCAGGTCGTTCACGGCCTGCGAAACGTAGGAAGAACAATTGCGTCGCGTAGTGACGCCTGAATCCGGCAAAACCACGATTCAATCGTGCTCCGCGACGCAATAACCAATTACGACTATGCCCCCGTGAACAACTCACCCAAAATCAACCGCTACAATGCGGCAAAAATCGGCGCATCACATATTAATCATATGCCCAACCAATCCATGCGCGGCCTCCTTTACAGCTTCGCTCAGCGTCGGATGCGCGTGGACGTTGCGGGCGATTTCTTCCGGCGTGAGTTCGGCGTACCTAGCCAGTGTCAATTCAGGTAACAACTCAGTAACATCCGGGCCGATCAAATGCGCGCCGAGCATTTCGCCGTACTTTTTATCGCTGATGAGCTTCACAAAGCCAGTAGCATCGCCGAGGCCGTGGGCTTTGGCGTTGGCGGTGAAAGGGAATTTGGCAACGTTGACGTCGTAGCCTTTTTCTTTTGCTTGGGCTTCGGTGTAACCGAAGCTGGCGATTTGCGGTTGGCAATAGGTCGCGCGCGGCATCATGTCGTATTCCAGTTTGATAGTGTGTTCGCCTTTGATGTTTTCCGCCGCAATGATGCCCATGGATTCGGCGACGTGCGCCAACATCAGCTTCGCCGTCACATCGCCAATGGCGTAAATGTGCGGGACGTTGGTTTGCATCTTTTCGTTGATTTCAATTGCGCCTCGGTCGCCGACTTTTACGCCAGTCTTTTCCAGTCCGTAACCTTCCGTGCGCGGTTTGAAGCCGATGGCTTGCAGCACCTTGTCGGCTTCCAGGGTTTGCTGTTTGCCGGCTTTGTCGCTGACGGTGACGCGGACGTTTTTGCCTGTGTCTTCGATCTTTTCGACTTTGGTCGAGGTCAAAAGTTTGATGCCAGCTTTTTTGTACTGGCGGGCGAGTTCGCTGCTGACCTCTTCGTCTTCCAGCGGAACGACACGATCCAGAAATTCGACGATGGTCACGTCTACGCCGTAATTATTCATCACGTAGGCAAATTCGACGCCGATAGCTCCGGCTCCGGCGATGATGATGCTGCCGGGGAGCTTGTCTTCCATAATCTGCTCTTCGTAGGTGACGACGCGTTCAGAAAGCGAAGAGCCTGGAATCAGCCGCGTGGTCGAACCGGCGGCGATGATGCAATGTTTGAATTTGACGGTTTCGTTGCCGCCTTTGTTCAGTTTGACATCAAAGGTGTTGGCGTCGGTAAACGTCGCCCAGCCGTCGAATTCGTCAATCTTGTTTTTCTTCATCAGGAAGTGAACGCCCTTGACACGGCCATCGGCAACTTTGCGGCTGCGGCTGAAAGCGACGCCGTAATCGAAGGTGACTTTGCCTTCGATGTTCATGCCGAAGGTTTTGGCTTCGTGGTTCACAATGTGCGCCAGTTCGGCGTTGCGCAATAACGCTTTGGAAGGAATGCAGCCGACGTTCAAACAAACGCCGCCCCAGTATTTCGATTCGATCACCGCAGTTTTCAGTCCCAGTTGGCTGGCGCGGATGGCGGCAACATATCCGCCCGGCCCCGCGCCCAGCACAACCACATCATATTCTTTCGCCATAGTTTTCCTTTGTCATAGATTTTAAGAAGAAGAAACCAACCACGAATGAACACATATATCCACGAATTGAGGCAGAAGGTGGGGTAAACCAGGGCTTCCCGGTTGCCAATTCACTCATTCGTGTTTATTCGTGTCATTCGTAGTGAAAAACACTTTCTTGCCGATTTTCCATCATTTCTTGCTTACGTCAACGCCTGAGAATTCCCGTTGGTAGGTGTTGCCTTTGTACTGAAGCTCCTGCTGGATGCCGATCTTGGAGGTGTAGTACGCGTGCGCGATGTGTCCTTTCAGCGTGCCGAAAAACTTCTCTTCCGGCGTTTGCGGATTCGCTTCGTTGTGGGCGATGCGTTCCAGCAAGGCGATGCGCTGATCGCTGGTAGCTTTCAAAAATGGTTGGCCGTGCATTTCAGTGGAAAGCCGGTTGACCAGCGCCAAGCCTTCGCGCCATTGTTGTTTCGAGGCTTCGTCCCAGGTTTCGGCCAGCCGTGCGTCAATGTAATCAGCGCATTTCGCTTCGCGCGCGCCGGGGGAATGATCATCGGCAGGAATAATCAATTCGCCAAGCTCATCCACCATCTTCAATTCGTCAGCAGTAAAAAACTTTGCGGGTTTTGCAGTTGCGCGACGCTTGGCTTGCGGCAGCGCCGGAACCACCATTGCGCCCGCAGTCAACTTGACCATTTCGCGCCGACTCACGTCCGGCGAAACTCCCTCTCCCCGTCGCTCAGTCTCTGCGTCTCCCTGTCTTTTCTTCATAAGTTCCCCCGCTTAAATTCTCCGGCCAGGTAATCGCACGACCGCCAGGCCAGCGCCATAATCGTCCACGTCGGATTTTGATTGGCGGCGCTGACGTGGCTGCTGCCGTCCACAACGAACAAGTTTTTCACGTCGTGAGATTGCTGGTACTGGTTCAGCACAGACGTTTTCGGATCGTTGCCCATCCGCGCGGTGCCGAGTTCATGAA
Encoded proteins:
- the tnpA gene encoding IS200/IS605 family transposase, whose product is MANTYHSLHYHLIFSTKNRVAHLKPEIEQRVWAYIGGVARLHKMTALQIGGFDDHIHVLVMAPPTIAPSQIAQWLKGDSSKWIHETFPELRDFAWQEGYGVSTVSRSNTEAVVAYIQKQREHHQKQTFQEEYLEFLQRHGVEYDERYVWG
- the lpdA gene encoding dihydrolipoyl dehydrogenase; protein product: MAKEYDVVVLGAGPGGYVAAIRASQLGLKTAVIESKYWGGVCLNVGCIPSKALLRNAELAHIVNHEAKTFGMNIEGKVTFDYGVAFSRSRKVADGRVKGVHFLMKKNKIDEFDGWATFTDANTFDVKLNKGGNETVKFKHCIIAAGSTTRLIPGSSLSERVVTYEEQIMEDKLPGSIIIAGAGAIGVEFAYVMNNYGVDVTIVEFLDRVVPLEDEEVSSELARQYKKAGIKLLTSTKVEKIEDTGKNVRVTVSDKAGKQQTLEADKVLQAIGFKPRTEGYGLEKTGVKVGDRGAIEINEKMQTNVPHIYAIGDVTAKLMLAHVAESMGIIAAENIKGEHTIKLEYDMMPRATYCQPQIASFGYTEAQAKEKGYDVNVAKFPFTANAKAHGLGDATGFVKLISDKKYGEMLGAHLIGPDVTELLPELTLARYAELTPEEIARNVHAHPTLSEAVKEAAHGLVGHMINM
- a CDS encoding gluconate 2-dehydrogenase subunit 3 family protein — protein: MKKRQGDAETERRGEGVSPDVSRREMVKLTAGAMVVPALPQAKRRATAKPAKFFTADELKMVDELGELIIPADDHSPGAREAKCADYIDARLAETWDEASKQQWREGLALVNRLSTEMHGQPFLKATSDQRIALLERIAHNEANPQTPEEKFFGTLKGHIAHAYYTSKIGIQQELQYKGNTYQREFSGVDVSKK